The segment CAGAGTGCCCAGCAGGAATGCCGCGGCCGAGGCGGTCCAAACTGAATAAGTGAAAGGGCCTTCGGCACCTGTTGCCACGGACATCGATAAGGCGAATGTGAGCAGCATCAGACTACTCCCATAGGCGAAAATTCGAAGCTGGTAGCCCACCAGTAAACCAATCGCCAGAACTATTTCTATCACGGTTGCCATCCAGGCAAACAGCGGGACCAGCCCCTGCGGGAGAAACCAGAGCAGCATCGCCGTGTAGTCGGTGAAGGCAGTGAAGTTTCCCCAGGCAACTTCTCCCGTACCCGGTTCACCCCAGAGGCCAAAGCGGTCTGCGACTGCTGAGAGAAAAGAGAACGCCAACGCAACTCGAACTGCAATCATGGCGATCTTGAGAAGAAGGGAGTGTTGAACAGAATGACTATTCATATTGAAGGCTTCTTTTTCGCATTAGGGGCTGGTTCGGAAAAAGTTCGGGGGATGATTCTTAGTTTCGCTGCTTTCGACCAGAAAGAGAAACGGATGGATGTGGAACGGTGGCGGGATGAGCTTGTCTGTTCCCATTAAATGAGTCGCAGTAAAGCAATCGATCACTCCAACGAATCCTGCAAAAAAACGGCTGGCCCGTTTCCAGACCAGCCGTTTAGAGTTTAGCATTCATCGGAGATGTAGAAGGCTTACATTCTCACGTAAATATTCTGTTTCTCCAGGCTGCGGACCATGGCCCAGACAATGACGAGGAACAGCATCATACTCCAGAAAATGAACCAGGGGCCTGCATCATCGGGCAGGATTTCCGGGAGAAATGCATGCATGATTACTTCGTGGATGGCGTAGGCGGCTAGTGGGTTCATGCCGAAGGTACGGAAGACCGGCACCACAACTCCACCAATGTCGCACAGCACGACAAAGAGTGCGAGTACGACGAAGGCAAAACCGGTCGCGAACATGATGAAGGGCAGGGTGACCACTCGTTTCCAGAGCAACCAGTAGTTTGCCATCTGCGTTTCCGCTCCGCCAATCAGATAGTCTTCTTCCTGGGTGAAGGGCGTATTGGGGATATACGAACTCCAAGAGCGATTGCCCAGTTGAGACAGAGGAGGAATCACCGGTGAGGCAGGTTGGTTATACGCTCGGTTACTTCGGACCTGTGAGGCTTCGGCAGGCTCAATCAACAACGCTCGAATCTCTTCCTGTACCTCATCGTTCTTGCTGCTGATGAATTCTTCGACTGACATTTCCCGATCAGCATCGTCTTCGTAGTAACCGTTATCTGCAAGAATCTGTTTATTTTCCTGTTCGATAACGCGAGGAGAATCATAGAAGTTGGCGAGACCAGACAGGAGGTATGCGATTACCATGAATCCGGCTCCCCAGCCCAGTAGGTTGACCACATTCTTTTCAGCCTTTTCACCGTTCATAATGTCGAAACTGAGCGAGCCAGCAAACATCGCGACAGCCCAAGCAAAGACGCCGAAGCAGCCACCATCCCAGCCACGGTTATTTCCTGTGCCCCACAGTTGGCCCATCCAGTTGTTCAAGCCGTGTTCAGGGTTGATATAAATAGCACCTTCGGTGTATCCGAAGAAAAACTGCCAGTTGAATATATAGGTGATGAACATATGCCCGAGACCGAACAGGACCATCACTCCGAACCGACTCCAGAAGGGAAGATGAATGAAAGGAAGCACGACGAGTTGTGTCACGCCAATTACGGCGAGCGTTTCCCACAGGTCTGACTTTAAAACTAACGCAAATGTTTTGCCCATGTGAGACCAGAAATAGGGTGCCCCTGTATATTCAGGATTCCAAATATCAGAATCGATCAGTTCCTGTTCCTGCACACTCAGGTCGGCTTCCTGGATTTCGCCAGAAAATAGTTTTTGTTCCAGTTCCGCTTTTTCTGCTTCCAGCGATTTATAATAAGTGTATCGTTGATAATCACGATCGCGAGAAAGTTCATTTTCAGTATATAAACCCTCTTCAACCAATTCATAAGCGGCTGCACCTTTCTTGGCGTTTTGTGCCTGCTCGTGTTTCATGTATTCCTGATAATACTCGTGGTTGGTCAGGAACAGCTCGTAATTTTGATCGACCCCCCTTTGGATTCTCGCATTAAGAGCTTGTTCTTCTGACCCTGCCAGTGGTTCATCGGTCGAAACCAAAGCCATTTCTTTGGCGGCCACCTGCTTGCGAATTTCGTTGCGGACTGCTTCTTCGTTTAACTGATCCTCGGGGGTTCTAAGAAAACCTTCCAACTCTCTTTCATTCATTTCGATGTCCGGATCAACATAGAAATCGCTGTAACTTCCCCAGTCGTGTCCGATTCCGAAGATCGCGACTGAAACCAGGATGAGCGCCAGAGATCGTCGAACGTAACTGAGATACGTTTTCGTTTTGCCCAGTTGCGGCAGGCGTTTCAGGATGGTGAGCCGAAAAGAAAATCCGACTGCAAAAATAAATGCCGGCATGATGGTGTCGGCGTAACTGAAGAAATAATCGTTGTGCAGCAACGTTGTGTAGACATTGTCGAAATGTCCCAGGTAGTTGACGATGAACATCCCCAGAACGGTATAGCCCCGGAACTGGTCCATGGAGACGATACGGCCCGTATTGGTGGCGGGGGGGACCAATGCTGCTTCTGTCATAATAAAAAAGAACCTCTGTATGATCGTTGGCGAAACGGAGGGGAGTAACTACGGAGTGTGAGTGATAGCAGGTAGAGAAAATACTTCGAATGTGAGTGCGTGAAACGCAAGAAGCGGTTGAATGAATGTTGCTTCGAGAGCTTCTAACATAACACCAACGCTTCGTTACCTCAACTATCAACCGAGTCGGAAAGAGGTGACGTGCTGATAGATTTTCACGTTCGGCGAAGTTTTGAATCAGCTTTTCGGGTCGTTTTCGAAGGCTTTGTACAGTACACCACAGTTGACATAATGTTGATAAGCATGGGAGAGGCGGCCTTGCTGTTCCGCGGTCAGTGAACTGATCTCCCGCGCGGGCACGCCCGCCCAGAGTGTGTGAGGTGGAACGACAGTTCCTTCCCGCACGACGGCCCCTGCGGCAATTAACGCTCCTTTTCCAATCTTACAACCCGTTAACAGGGTGGCGCCCATGCCGATCATCGCTTCATCTTCAATATGACAGGCATGCACGATGGCGCGATGACCAATCGTTACCCGGTTTCCAATTTCGCAAGGATAACCACGATCGGTGTGTAAGACGGAAAGGTCCTGAATATTTGTCTCGTCACCGACGGTAATCGATTCGCCATCCCCTCGCAGGATAGCACCGTAGAAAACAGAGGACCGGCGACCCAGTTTGACTCGACCGAGAACCGTTGCGTTGGAGGCGATCCAGGCGGTTGGGTCGATCTCCGGTTTCGCGTTGAGTGCCTTCCATATATCGGGGACGTCCGGATAGGGGAGTTCCGGTATATCGGAAGACCCTGCATTGTTGATTCCGGTATCATCGGCGGGCTGATTCATGGGGGGAACTCCTCCTGGGGCTGCTCAACTACGCGTGTTTTATCTATCAGGTCGATCAACTCGGTTCGGAAGAACTCGAGTAAGGTTGCTCGTGGTCTTGTGTGGTTCCCGGAGTAAGCTGGGCGACTCCTCCCAGAGGTAAAGGAGATCCTGTTTCCGGTTCGGGAATTAGATTCGGCGACTCTTCTGATTGCTTCAGTGCTTCCCCCTTCTGGTTTTTCGGTCTTGGAGGTCGCAATATGAACAATGCTATCATGGTGAGGAGCGTGCCGCAGCAAAGCCAGAATGTCATCGGTTCCCCGAACAGGAAAACGGCGATCATCCCACACATGGCAATCTGTGACGTATTCACCAGATTCGCTTGAACGACGGTGATGTATTTCATCGCAGCACCGATCGCAAAGAAGGCAATTGCGTTAAAAATGCCAGCGTATGCCATCATCCGCCATTCGGAAGGGGTAGCGGCCAACATCTCCGCTGTTTCCATTCGCAGCACGCAGTAAATACCAAGAGCAACGACACCCACTGTGCTTAACCAGACGAGGGTTCCCGCGAGAGAAACCTGCTTTTTTAAACAGTGTCGGATGGCGACGCCACTGGTTCCATAAGAAATTCCCGCAACCGTCGCTGCTCCAATTGCGATGATCGTTGTCCAGATACTCGATTGATCAAGGTAAGTGTTCGCCGCCGTCGCTTCTTGTGTCGCCATACCCAAGAGGACCACAGCAGTCAGCAGCAGCACGATGGAAACGACGGTCCGCATCTGGAGCGTTTCTTTCAGCCAGAACCAACTTAACCAGGCACTACTTAATATGATGCTGGCAAAACAGAGGGGCACAGACAGGGCCAAACCACCGTAGCTGAGGGAATACTGGAAGCATACATTTCCACCAAATTGCATGATCAATCCGAAACCAATCATTGGCCAGAACAGTTCTTTCGGCGGAAGCGCGCTCAGCCCTTTAAATCGGCGATGAGCGAGAACCACCCAACTGAGGATCGTGGCGGGAACGGCTTTAATACAGGTGACCCAGACTGCCCAGTCGAAGTCGCTGGTGTCCGCCAGGTTGTTCAGCATTGAATTGGCGATGGAATAGCAAATCGCCGAAAGAAAACCGAGTGCAATGCCCAGCGGTGCGAGATTACGAGAGGATGTCGCGGAAGTCATCAGGGACGAGGGCTCATTTCTCGTGGAAGGCAATTCTCGTGCGAAGTAATGAGAGCGAACCGGGTTGCTCTCTCCCTAACAAAAAAGTTCCAGGGGCAGTTAAACTTAGTACTGCTGCTGGAACTAGAATGGCATCATTATGCTGGAATTGATTCTGAAAACTGATGGTAGCGACCTGCATCCGATAAGGAAGACAGAAGCGGGCCGACAGCCGATTTCAGGATTACCTTAAATAATGGGCGTGGCAGGATTTGAACCTGCGACTTCCACCGTGTGAAGATGGCACTCTAGCCCCTGAGTTACACGCCCCAAAGTTGACCACATCTTAGCCAAACTACAGGAAATCTCAAGTTCCGTTCCCTGCTTCAGATCGGAAATCCGGAGGCTGTATTCAGAAACAGGCCCAGCAAGCGACAATTTTAAACGGAACTTGCGGTGAAGGTGAACTCTTTTGGCAGGGGCAGTATGATGGGGCTGCTCAAGATGAGTATACATCATTATTCACATGATACTGATGACCGCCCCAAGACTGACGATTTTCTTCTGCCTTAATCCTCCTTGTCCGTATTATTTTCGACCACTTGTCCATGACCGACCGCACGTTGCAACAATCTGCTCAATTTATTTCCGGGATTGGACCGGAGATGGCCGCTCTTCTGGCTCGGATGGGGTTGGAAAGTGTGGAGGACATGTTATGGAATCTGCCGCGCGACGTGTTGGATCTGACTCACGTCAGCCGGGTTGAAGATTTGCAGGCGGACGAACTACAAACTGTCCGCGGTCAGGTTGTCGATATTGATGGTCGGATGTTGAATCGGGGGCGGGTACTAACGACTTGCCTACTCGATTGCGATGGCGCGTATCTGCAAGCCAGCTGGTTCAATCAAGCCTGGGTTCGAAATAAGCTTGTTCCGGGTGGAACTTACCTGTTCTCAGGAAAACCCAAACGGCGTAGCGGTCGTTGGGAGATGTCCCACCCCAGAATGCAATTTCTGGAAGAGGACGAACAATCGGCACACGGTGGCATTCTGCCCAAGTATGGACTAACCGAGGGACTGAAGATGCACACCATGCTTCGTCTCATGCGGACCGCCGTCGAAGAGTATTCCGATCTTCTACCGGAACGATTGCCGGAATCGTTCCGGACTCATTTCGAGTTGAGCACGCTGCAAGAGGCGATTCGCCAAGTGCATCTTCCCAACACGATGGACGAATACAATGCTGCTCGTCGCCGATTGATCTTTGAAGATCTTTTGGAGTTCGAAGTCGGTCTCGCTCTGCGCAAACAGCGTTGGCAGAAACAGGGCCAGGCACCTGTGTTGCCTATGTCGGCCAAAATTGATTCTCGTATCCGGCGTCGTTTTCCGTTTCAATTTACTCCGGGACAGAACGAGGCGATTACCGATGTCGTCGCCGATCTACAACGTGATATCCCAATGCATCGATTGTTGCAGGCGGATGTCGGTGCCGGTAAAACGGTCATTGCAATCTACGCGATGCTCGTAGCGGTAGCGGCTGGACATCAGGCCGTATTAATGGCACCTACGGAGGTTCTGGCAAATCAGCATTGGCAGACACTAAGCAGTTTGTTGTTCGACAGTCAGGTTAATATCCAACTACTGACGAGCGCCCTGACAACCGCGCAGCGACGAGAGGCGTTAACACGTATCAAAGAGGGGGCCGTTAATCTTATCGTGGGAACTCAGGCAGTCATCCAGCAAGATGTCTTGTTTCACAAACTGGGAGTGGCGGTGATTGATGAACAGCATAAGTTCGGAGTCGAGCAGCGGGCGGTCTTCACCAGCTCCCAAGATTCTCCCCATGTTCTCGTCATGACGGCGACACCAATTCCCCGTAGTTTGTGTATGACGATGTTCGGTGATCTCGATCTAACATTAATAAATGATAAACCTCCCGGTCGCCAGGCCGTTGTCACCAGCCGAATTATGGGAGTCGGAGCCCGAAAGAAAGCCTGGCAGTTCATAACCAAACAACTGCAAACGGGCAGACAGGCTTACGTAGTCTGCCCCCGAATTGAAGTGAGTGAACAGGAAGTGGCCGATCCGCTGGAGATCCCTGTCAGCGCCGAAACCGTCTTTAAACATCTGTCTCATAACGAATTGAAAGACTTCCGAGTCGAATTGCTGCATGGGCAGATGGATCGAGAGCGGAAACAGGCGACGATGGAACGGTTTCGCAATCAAGAAACGGATGTGCTTGTCTCCACAACGGTTATTGAAGTCGGTGTCGATGTTCCCAACGCGACATTGATGGCCATTATGCAGGCCGAGAGATTCGGGCTGTCTCAGCTCCATCAATTACGGGGCCGCATCGGTCGAGGCAAATACCAAGGGTACTGTTTCCTCTATTCAGAAGCCGATTCCGAAGAGGCCAGCCAACGCCTAGCTACTTTGGAACAGACGAATGATGGCTTTCAGGTTGCCGAGGCCGATTTTGAATTGCGAGGTCCGGGGGATGTTCTCGGCACGCGGCAGCACGGAGCGATGCCACTTCGGGTTGCTCACCTGGTCCGCGATGTCAAAGTCCTCGAAGAAGCCAGAGGAGCCGCCTTTAAACTGGTTGAGAGTGGCCGGTTACACGACCCGGAGTATCAATCGCTCCATCGGCAAGTCGAAGAACGCTTTGGAAGCCTGCTCTCCCTGACTCCCGGCGGCTGATTACAAGGTCGACGGAAGCTCACCACGCCATGTTCTGTTGGAGTCGGAAGACTGGGTAGAACAGGAGGGCTTCGGGCGCGGTCTCGTGTTGACACGTTTTTGAAATCCGGATAAGACCCGCGTCTCTTTCTCTCTTTCTCTACCCCAAAACCAAAATAGGCTCAAGTTTTCGTCATTCACCGTAAGGGTGGAACGAAGTCATTTGAGCCGGGACGTTCTATCGTCAGGTCCTTTTCATGCGCTCATTTTGCGTCTGGAAAGCAGCGTGATCGGTACAACGAATAAATAGCCTGCGTGCGTGCAGGACGGGAATATGAAAGCTCTCCTCTCAGATACTAAGGTTCAAGCTGGGTTCGGCATACTATTGCTGATTCTAGGTGGGATCAATTTCTGGTTGTGGAACGACCACGAGGAGTTTCATCCCGACGAATACCTCAAGGTCGCGCTGAAGAGACTTGTCCCCCGCAGCCAAATGGATGCCAATCTGGTCAATCTGGATTCGGCAGAACTACGACGTCAGGCGTTGCAAGCCACGCGTTGGGCAGAAGCGGTTGCTTACCCAGGTCAGGAACTGATTGTTTCGTTCGACTATCTCTACGGCATCATCTACTTTGGTGATGCGATGGCAATGGAAGGGGACCCTAGCACTCAAAAACCGATGTTGCGTAAAGCGGCCTGGCACCTCCGAGAGGCAGATCAGGGAGAAGATCCCCAATACAAACACAGATTGAAATACGCTTATGGTGTCTGTTTGCAAAAACTGGGCAATACCGATGAAGCGATCAATCAACTGGAACAAATTTTTGATTTCAAAGAGGCCATTAAAGCTCATCGACCGGGAAAATCGAAAGATGACATCGAAATTGAGCCTCTGTCTGCCCGGCAATTACTAGATGCTTCTTTGCGGCTTCAAAACATGTGGTGGTTGGAAAAAGACGAAATGACCCTGCTGAAAGCGGCTCGTTATTCCAACGCTGTTTACTGGGTGCTTCAACAGGGTCCCGGAATTCTGCCACTCCACGAAGAACAACCTTACCCGGAAATGTCGCCACAACAACTGGATCAAGTCGATCCGAATAATAAACTGGTTTTCACGCATCAGGGCATTACTAAGTTTACAGATGAACAACGTTACGAAGCCTTGATTTTACGAGCACAGGTTTACGCTGCGGTAAACCGCATCAGCGATCTGCTTGATTCTCATCCTGAACTGACAGGGGTTAGTGTCGATGCCATTATTCATCGAGAACTAACTGACGAAGAACGAAACCTGCAGAGCACAAAGTTGATTCAGGCACAGCATCTGATGGAGGAAGGTTTGTTCCAACAGGCGAGAAAAGGACTCGAAGAAATCGCCCATTCCAAAGGACTCGACCGGACTTATGCTCGTAAAGCCCTGTTCCTCATTGGTGAATGCGATCGTGAGAGTGGGGAATTGTTAATTGATGAAAACGATCAACAGGAACGATTCGACCGGGCAATTGTCTTTTATGAACGGACCGCAGATGAATTTTCCAATACTCCGGAAGGGGTTGCTGCCAACCTTTGGGCGGCTGTGCTTCATCAAAAAGTGGGTAAGGACGAACAGGCCCTGCAACGTTACCGCAAAGCGCTTAAGTCCATTGAAGACGTGGAGGAGTTTCAGAATATCTGGCTCAGTCTCTTAAGATTTCAGGATGAAGTCCATCGTGGCTGGAGACGGTGGATCGATGAACAGAAATATGACGATGCCATTGCTCTTTCGAAATGGTTGCCTCGACTTTTCAGCGAAGCCCGATCTAAAGAGTTGGTTGCTGAAACCTATAAACAACACGCTCTCTATCTGGATGAACGCCTTAAATCTGCGAACTATTCCCAGTGGAAGAAACTTAAAACAGAGATGCGCGCCGTCTGGGTTCAAGCCGGAGCGGCTTCCGAAGAAAAAGCCCAGTATTTGAAAAACGCCTCTGAATATTCCGATGCACTCTGGGAAAGTTCCGACCAGTATCGTCGTGGACACGACTTCAAGAAATCGATTCGTGTAACGCACCAGTTTATCTCGTGCAAACCGGGAAGAGGCTTGGCCCGCGCCTATGTGCGATTGGGAGAAAACTATATGGATCTCGATCTGTTAGACGACGCGATCGAGGCGTTCAAACGAGTAATACTAGAATATCCAACGGATGTCTTCGCTTTCGAGGCACAGCATCTGCTCGGACAATGTTACTTTGAAAAAAGCTATCTTGATGAAAAAAATTCGGACAACCTGGCTAAGGCAGAAGAGGCCTGGGTAAAGGTCTATACATCAGAAAAGCTGACCCCCGATGCGTTGGAATGGCGTCGCACTCTTTTCGGATTGGGGAGACTGTATTTCCTGAAAGGATCGATGATCTACAACCAGAACATGATCAGCGGTAAAGAATCCAAAGAGAATGATTCGGCGAACGAATCGGATCGACTTAATGAGGCGTTCGATTACTGGTCTCTCGCCATTGATCGCCTAGACGAGCTACTGGTTCGCCTCCCGGATGGTGAAAACCAGTTCGAAGCCCGGTACCTGTTAGCGCACGCCTATCGGCGCAGTGCCGAAAAGCCCGCTGCCGAATTCGAAATTGCCGAAACCGATACGGCACGAGAAGGTCTCCGTCTGCAGGTTAACGAATTTAATCTGGAAGCGATGGGGCAGTTTGAAATCCTGCGTGACAAACTGTTGAAACTCAAAAATGCCGATCGTCTGGATGAACTCGGTCAGCGAATTCTTCGAAACAGTTATTTTGAAATCGCACACATTCTGTATGCCCTTGGCGATATTGACGCGGCGAAAGATGCCTACTTCGCGGCGGTAACTGAATATCCCGATGATGAGATGGTCATTCTTTCCTACATTCAAATCGCCAACTGTTTCAAACAAAAGGGACAGGATCTGGACGCCAATGCATTCATCGCCACGGCCCGATTTACCTATGAAAAATTTCTGCAGGATGGAACGATCTTCGCGAAGAACAAAACGAACCTGAGCCAGGATGAGTGGGGCTACTGGTTGGACTGGACCAGAAATGCGTATGGCCTGTCTCAGGCAGACTCGACTGAAGAAGGTGACCTGCAATGAAACGTCTTATTACCAAACAAACTTGTTTATTTGAGGCTGGGGTAATGATAGCACCTTTTTCAATGAGAGAGGATGCGTAACATGTCGACACGAAAATCGATGAACTATCACTCCTTTTTTAAACACAGATACGAACATTGCCGCATTCTTCTGGCTCTCTCTGAAGAGCAGAATCAGGCGATTGTTGAGAATCGACTTGACGATTTATTATCGATCATCGGCCGGAAACAGCGTGTACTGAAGTTGATGGAAGATGAAAAAAGGCAACACCCCGAACTCTGGGAACACTGGCAGTCGGATCGCGAAACATTTGACGCGAACAGTCGAGAGCAGTGTGAGCAATTGCTATCGGATACCGAAACGGTCATGGCCTCTCTCGTTCAACTTGAACAACAGGGAACCAGCCAGTTGCAGAAAAACCGGGATGAAACTCAGCAACAGCTACATCTGGTCTCTCAAAGTATGCAGGCGAATGACGCCTACAGCGACCAGACAGATGAGAAGACGCACCGCTATTTGAATGTCGGGCGTTAATTATTGTCGTTCAAACAGATCAAGCCGTCATCAGAATCAGATAACTTATCGAATTAACATCGATTTTGCGGAGTTGGAATTATGCATTCGCATTCATTCAGCACGAACAATTCAATCGCCCCCCAGGTCCTGATTTATGCGACCGAAGGGACAACTCGTCACCGTCGTTGCGAGCAATTGCAGCGGGCTGGGTTTTTACTTCAGCAGGCCGAAAGCTTTGCAGCAGTGAAGGAAAGCCTGTTGGAAAGCGATGTCGCCGTCTGCCTGGTGGAAGCGGTCGATGGCAATCGGGCTATTGTTGAGTTCTATTCCTTCATTCAGGAACAGCAGCTCCATACGCAGCTAGTCTGCATGATACCCGAATCGGAATCGGTCAGTCGGATGACGATTCCCGCTGCACGGTATGATATTCTGGAATCAAACACTCCGGTTGATCGACTTCGTTCAGTTCTGTTTGCAGCAACCGAACGTCATCGCCTGTCGTCGGAAAACCGAAAGCTGCAACAGCAACTCGTTACACAATGTTTTGCCCCACTGGTATGTATCAGCCCGGCGATGCAGCAGTTGCAGTCTTCCCTGGAGGTCCAGGCTAAACAAGAACTTCCTTTCTGTCTGGTAGGAGAGCAGGGGACCGACTTTGTACGGATGGCGCGTTGCGTTCACTCGCTTAGTTCTCGCGGAGTCAATCGTTTTCAGGTCTTTCATGTCGGGCACCATACGCTGGAGCAAATGGAAACCGAACTTTTTTCCAACGCACCAGAATCCCGTATCCAGCTAGCCTCCGGTGGTAGCCTGCTGTTGGATCAGGTCGAAGCGATGCCGCTTACCATGCAGCCGGCTCTTGTTCGTTTGATCGAACGAACTCAACGACATGACGAACAACTGGGAATGACTACGACTCCCCTGCCAAGATTGATTCTGTCATTAAGCGAAACTATCGAAACGGCATTCCAATCCGAACGGATTATCCCAGAGCTATATGCGTTGCTGGGTGGCTGCCAGATTTCCGTGCCCCCATTGCGGCAGCGACGGGAAGATCTGACCTGTCTGGCTGAGAACATATTGGAAGAGATCGCATTACAAGAAGGGTTGCCTATTCAAGCTCTTGATAGCAGCGCTCTGCATCTGATTCAAACACAATTCTGGTTAGGAAACGAAGCCGAACTCCGATCGATTCTATACAAGGCATGCTCTTTAAATCCGGGTCACATGCTGACCTCAGAACTGTTGCGAGCCTGGATCGGCACCGATTCAAACTCGGCAGAACAGGCGGGATTAACGCTTAAAGAGATGGAACGTAAACTCATCGAGACGACATTTACCCGGTTCGGCGGCAATCGAGAAAAGACAGCTCAGGCGTTGCAAATCGGTTTGCGAACCTTGTCGGGCAAGCTGAGAGAATATGGTTATCCACCCCGGGGCGGCCCAGGCTCGAACATTAAGACTGAAGTCTCTTCTGAACTTCGTCGAGCCGCTTGAGCCAACCCTGATTGTCTCTTTAGACCGATTTATAGACCTCTTTTGAAAATTGAATTTCTACGCGACCAGGATATCTCGCCATGATGCATTCCCTATTCGATCAAACCACGATTCCTCTCCTGGAGAAGGTTGCGCAGTTTGGTCAACGACGTCACGAAGTGCTGGCCGGGAATCTGGCGAACGTAGATACGCCCGATTATCGTCCTCGCGATTTGCCTGTCGATGATTTTAAACAGGCACTGCAACAGGCGGTAACACAGAGACAGCTGAATGAAACCGGAGGGAATTCCGCTGCGGACTATTATGCCATCCGCACGTCGCCCCAGACCAAATTTACAGAAGAACTATTTCAGGCAGTTGAGGCGGATCCGGAAAACGTCACCTTTCATGACAACAATAATCGCAGCGTCGAGACCGAAGTCGCCAAAATGACCAAGAATATGATGATGCAGAACTATGCGGTGCAACTGATGACGGCTCAGTTTAACCTGATGCAGTCGGTCATCTCGGGTCGTGCGTAATTTTTGATTAGCCACTGTTTCAGGATCATACCGAACACAGTTTCGTTCGAAGGAGTCGAATATGTTTAAAGCAATTGATATCAGTACCAGTGCTCTAGTTGCTCAGCGAATGCGGATGGATACGATTTCCGGCAACATTGCTAATGCCCATACGACACGCGATGCCGAAGGAAACTTGAGTCCCTTTCAACGTCGATTCGTTACCTTCGCGGCTGACAATAAGGATGACACCCGTGGAGCGGGTGTCGTTGGAGAAGTGCAGGTGGATGACGCAACACCTCCTCGACGCAAGTTTGAACCGGGACACCCCGATGCCGATCAGGATGGATTCGTTTCTCTGCCGAACTTTGACATGGTGACCGAATTCGTCAATGCAATGGAGGCTAACCGTGCGTACGAAGCGAACGTCGCCGCGATGGACATCACCAAACAAATGACCCAGTTAGGGCTGAAAATCCTCGGTTAGATAATCTCGATTAGATAATGTCGTCGTGTTAATTGAAGTTGTACATCTGACGCTCTTACCAGCTCCTGTTCGATGTGGAAAATAGAAAATGACCCAACCCATTTCCTCACTGTCTCAATTCCCCCCTTTGATGCAACCTGACTTCCCGAATTCTGCGACCGAATCGGGAGCAGTGGGTGGTGGGTCTTTTCAGGATTTGCTCGTGGGAGCAATTTCGGAAACGAACCAGTTGGAATTGAGCGCGAACAATGCGATTGATCGCAGTTTGATCGGAGAGGATATCTCCCAGGTGGAAGTCATGTCCGCAGTGAAAAAGGCAGACTTGTCGATGCGAATGCTCCTCCAGATGCGTAACAAGGTCATGGAAGCCTACCAGGAACTCCAGCAATTGCGGATGTAGATTCGATCGCCTGTATAACGCGAAAGGGCATTTGAAAACCTGGTTGTGGATGATCTGGATGCTACAAATAGAGAGGCAA is part of the Polystyrenella longa genome and harbors:
- a CDS encoding DMT family transporter, with protein sequence MTSATSSRNLAPLGIALGFLSAICYSIANSMLNNLADTSDFDWAVWVTCIKAVPATILSWVVLAHRRFKGLSALPPKELFWPMIGFGLIMQFGGNVCFQYSLSYGGLALSVPLCFASIILSSAWLSWFWLKETLQMRTVVSIVLLLTAVVLLGMATQEATAANTYLDQSSIWTTIIAIGAATVAGISYGTSGVAIRHCLKKQVSLAGTLVWLSTVGVVALGIYCVLRMETAEMLAATPSEWRMMAYAGIFNAIAFFAIGAAMKYITVVQANLVNTSQIAMCGMIAVFLFGEPMTFWLCCGTLLTMIALFILRPPRPKNQKGEALKQSEESPNLIPEPETGSPLPLGGVAQLTPGTTQDHEQPYSSSSEPS
- a CDS encoding gamma carbonic anhydrase family protein; this translates as MNQPADDTGINNAGSSDIPELPYPDVPDIWKALNAKPEIDPTAWIASNATVLGRVKLGRRSSVFYGAILRGDGESITVGDETNIQDLSVLHTDRGYPCEIGNRVTIGHRAIVHACHIEDEAMIGMGATLLTGCKIGKGALIAAGAVVREGTVVPPHTLWAGVPAREISSLTAEQQGRLSHAYQHYVNCGVLYKAFENDPKS
- the recG gene encoding ATP-dependent DNA helicase RecG; the protein is MTDRTLQQSAQFISGIGPEMAALLARMGLESVEDMLWNLPRDVLDLTHVSRVEDLQADELQTVRGQVVDIDGRMLNRGRVLTTCLLDCDGAYLQASWFNQAWVRNKLVPGGTYLFSGKPKRRSGRWEMSHPRMQFLEEDEQSAHGGILPKYGLTEGLKMHTMLRLMRTAVEEYSDLLPERLPESFRTHFELSTLQEAIRQVHLPNTMDEYNAARRRLIFEDLLEFEVGLALRKQRWQKQGQAPVLPMSAKIDSRIRRRFPFQFTPGQNEAITDVVADLQRDIPMHRLLQADVGAGKTVIAIYAMLVAVAAGHQAVLMAPTEVLANQHWQTLSSLLFDSQVNIQLLTSALTTAQRREALTRIKEGAVNLIVGTQAVIQQDVLFHKLGVAVIDEQHKFGVEQRAVFTSSQDSPHVLVMTATPIPRSLCMTMFGDLDLTLINDKPPGRQAVVTSRIMGVGARKKAWQFITKQLQTGRQAYVVCPRIEVSEQEVADPLEIPVSAETVFKHLSHNELKDFRVELLHGQMDRERKQATMERFRNQETDVLVSTTVIEVGVDVPNATLMAIMQAERFGLSQLHQLRGRIGRGKYQGYCFLYSEADSEEASQRLATLEQTNDGFQVAEADFELRGPGDVLGTRQHGAMPLRVAHLVRDVKVLEEARGAAFKLVESGRLHDPEYQSLHRQVEERFGSLLSLTPGG
- a CDS encoding DoxX family protein; the protein is MNSHSVQHSLLLKIAMIAVRVALAFSFLSAVADRFGLWGEPGTGEVAWGNFTAFTDYTAMLLWFLPQGLVPLFAWMATVIEIVLAIGLLVGYQLRIFAYGSSLMLLTFALSMSVATGAEGPFTYSVWTASAAAFLLGTLSVPTGRGSDFN